Proteins from a genomic interval of Quercus robur chromosome 9, dhQueRobu3.1, whole genome shotgun sequence:
- the LOC126698227 gene encoding uncharacterized protein LOC126698227, with protein MAGSGSFLSQVSGREAWKSTSKRWGGNNSYIGGRCEGSLKQMEGLNMYGSENGGLGMRKRVMVVVDNTSHSKHAMMWALTHVANKGDLFTLLHIIPGSSERASDSSSSTCSPDLANSLGSLCKACKPEVEVEALVIQGPKLATVMSQVKKLEVSVLVLGQKRPSTLFSCLCGSDSSEEFVERCINNADCWTIGVRKQSRGMGGYLISTKWQRNFWLLA; from the exons ATGGCAGGTTCAGGATCCTTTTTAAGTCAAGTAAGCGGAAGAGAAGCATGGAAATCAACATCCAAGAGGTGGGGTGGTAATAATAGTTACATTGGTGGTAGGTGTGAGGGAAGTTTGAAGCAAATGGAAGGGCTTAACATGTATGGAAGTGAGAATGGTGGGTTGGGAATGAGGAAGAgagtgatggtggtggtggataaTACCTCACATTCCAAGCATGCAATGATGTGGGCACTCACACATGTAGCTAACAAGGGTGATTTGTTTACTCTCCTTCACATCATCCCTGGCTCCTCTGAGAGGGCATCTGACTCCTCATCTTCAACTTGTTCTCCTGACCTGGCCAACTCTCTTGGATCTCTTTGCAAGGCTTGTAAACCAGAG GTGGAAGTAGAAGCACTGGTTATCCAAGGGCCAAAACTGGCAACAGTGATGAGCCAAGTGAAGAAGCTGGAAGTGTCTGTGCTAGTGCTTGGACAGAAGAGGCCATCTACACTTTTCAGCTG CTTGTGTGGGTCAGACAGCTCGGAGGAGTTTGTGGAGCGGTGCATTAACAATGCTGATTGTTGGACCATTGGAGTGAGAAAGCAGAGCAGAGGCATGGGTGGGTACTTAATCAGCACTAAATGGCAGAGGAATTTCTGGCTCTTGGCTTAG